From one Methanobrevibacter woesei genomic stretch:
- a CDS encoding threonine--tRNA ligase, with translation MRILIIHSDYLNYNVKNKTPVAEEIEEAKKQGAFDESLVVFTAVEKEDEKNPSAIVKNLIKEIKKVNDQVKAENIVLYPYAHLSSSLSSPKVAVQILKDAEEIIKSEGLDVYRVPFGWYKAFEISCKGHPLSELSRTITADEEDEEEGEKKPSSWSVLDGDTLIDIDEFNFDNDQFEKLVKYELGEGASDEGEPPHVKLMREKELCDYEIASDVGNLKWYPKGRLVRDLLADYVYNLVVDQGAMPIETPIFYDLDNDAINVHAAKFGERQYRTATKKNLMLRFACCFGAFRVMADTFCTWKNLPAKLYELSTYSFRFEQKGEVVGLKRLRAFTMPDFHSFCADLDASLEEFSKQTDMCIQTGVDLGVNYEVIFRATQEFYDKYSEWMYSIGEKIGKPVLLEILPERKHYWDCKIDFAAIDYLGRPIENPTVQIDVESGERFGITYLGEDGEEHNPVILHCSPTGSIERVICSLLEKTAIELNEKAPMLPVWLSPIEARVITVGEPHKEYAFELADKIAAADIRVDVDDRDESVGKKIRSAAKEWIPYTFVVGDNEVESGNLNVTIRETGEKVDMTVDELIDAIKAKTQGMPFRRLPLPKDISKRINFQ, from the coding sequence ATGAGAATTTTAATTATTCATTCTGATTATTTAAATTATAATGTAAAAAATAAAACTCCAGTAGCTGAAGAAATTGAAGAAGCTAAAAAACAAGGAGCTTTTGATGAATCTTTAGTAGTATTTACTGCTGTTGAAAAAGAAGATGAAAAAAATCCATCTGCTATTGTTAAAAATTTAATTAAAGAAATTAAAAAAGTTAATGATCAAGTTAAAGCAGAAAATATTGTTTTATATCCTTATGCTCATTTGTCTTCTTCTTTAAGTTCTCCTAAAGTTGCTGTTCAAATTTTAAAAGATGCTGAAGAAATTATTAAAAGTGAAGGTTTAGATGTTTACAGAGTCCCATTTGGTTGGTATAAAGCATTTGAAATCTCTTGTAAAGGACATCCATTAAGTGAGCTTTCAAGAACCATTACTGCTGATGAAGAGGATGAAGAGGAAGGAGAGAAAAAACCATCATCATGGTCTGTTCTTGATGGGGACACACTTATTGATATTGATGAATTTAATTTTGATAATGATCAATTTGAGAAACTTGTTAAATATGAACTTGGTGAAGGAGCTTCTGATGAAGGGGAACCGCCTCATGTCAAATTAATGAGAGAAAAAGAGTTATGTGATTACGAAATTGCATCTGATGTTGGAAACCTTAAATGGTATCCTAAAGGACGTTTAGTTCGTGATTTACTCGCTGATTATGTTTATAATTTAGTAGTTGATCAAGGAGCAATGCCTATTGAAACACCAATTTTCTATGATTTAGATAATGATGCAATTAATGTTCATGCTGCTAAATTTGGTGAAAGACAATACAGAACTGCCACTAAAAAGAATTTAATGCTTAGATTTGCATGTTGTTTCGGTGCATTCAGAGTAATGGCAGATACTTTCTGTACTTGGAAAAACTTACCTGCTAAACTTTATGAACTTTCAACTTACAGTTTCCGTTTTGAACAAAAAGGTGAAGTTGTTGGTCTTAAAAGGTTAAGGGCATTTACAATGCCGGATTTCCATAGTTTCTGTGCAGATTTAGATGCATCTTTAGAGGAGTTCTCAAAACAAACTGATATGTGTATCCAAACTGGTGTAGATTTAGGAGTAAATTATGAAGTAATCTTTAGAGCAACTCAAGAATTCTATGATAAATACAGTGAATGGATGTATTCTATTGGTGAAAAAATAGGAAAACCAGTATTACTTGAAATTTTACCAGAAAGAAAACATTACTGGGATTGTAAAATTGATTTTGCTGCAATTGATTACTTAGGAAGACCAATTGAAAACCCAACTGTTCAAATTGATGTTGAAAGTGGTGAAAGATTTGGTATCACTTATTTAGGTGAAGATGGTGAGGAACATAATCCTGTTATTCTCCACTGTAGTCCTACTGGAAGTATTGAAAGGGTTATCTGCAGTTTACTTGAAAAAACTGCTATTGAATTAAATGAAAAAGCTCCAATGTTGCCTGTTTGGTTAAGTCCTATTGAAGCAAGAGTTATCACCGTTGGTGAACCTCATAAAGAGTATGCTTTTGAACTTGCTGATAAAATAGCTGCTGCGGATATTCGTGTTGATGTAGATGACAGGGATGAAAGTGTAGGTAAGAAAATCAGAAGTGCAGCTAAAGAATGGATTCCATACACTTTTGTTGTTGGAGATAATGAAGTAGAATCTGGTAATTTAAATGTCACTATTCGTGAAACTGGCGAAAAAGTTGATATGACTGTTGATGAGTTAATTGACGCTATTAAAGCTAAAACTCAAGGTATGCCATTTAGAAGATTACCATTACCTAAAGACATTTCAAAAAGGATTAATTTCCAATAG
- a CDS encoding bifunctional 5,6,7,8-tetrahydromethanopterin hydro-lyase/3-hexulose-6-phosphate synthase: MYNIGEALIGDGDELAHVDLIIGDKEGPAGQAFANGLSNLSVGHTPLTTVIRPNLMTKPATLIIPKVTVGDLDDANKIFGPAQTAVGRAVADAVEEGYIPKDIVEDIVINVSVFIHPAAKNYRKIYQYNYGATKLAIRRAMSGYPSIDKVLAEKDRGTHPIMGFRVQKLWSPPYLQVALDLDNLDAMEKIINDLPDKERVLIEAGTPLVKKFGVGVVSKIRELRPSAFIIADLKTLDVGRVEIKMAADETADAVAISGLGTIESIKKAIHETQKQGIYSILDMMNVDDFAEKLSELPEDLKPDIVLLHRNVDLETYKAEKGEDTSNMTEWGNIKEIKKLIDGGLVAVAGGITPDKVEEATEKGADIIIAGRYIIGSRDVRRAAEDFLAHFPQDPDSMRLALDEDEQVN; this comes from the coding sequence ATGTACAATATAGGTGAAGCTCTCATTGGAGATGGAGATGAATTAGCACATGTTGATTTAATTATTGGTGATAAAGAAGGACCTGCTGGACAAGCTTTTGCAAATGGGTTATCCAATTTATCTGTTGGTCACACTCCTTTAACCACTGTAATTAGACCTAACTTAATGACCAAACCAGCTACTTTAATCATTCCTAAAGTAACTGTTGGAGATTTAGATGATGCAAATAAAATATTTGGACCTGCACAAACTGCTGTTGGTAGAGCTGTTGCAGATGCAGTAGAAGAAGGATACATTCCAAAAGACATTGTTGAAGACATTGTAATTAATGTAAGCGTATTTATTCATCCTGCTGCAAAAAATTATAGGAAAATTTACCAATACAACTATGGAGCAACTAAATTAGCTATTAGAAGAGCAATGTCTGGTTATCCATCTATTGATAAAGTACTTGCAGAAAAAGATCGTGGAACCCACCCAATCATGGGCTTCAGAGTACAAAAACTTTGGTCTCCACCTTACTTACAAGTTGCACTTGACTTAGATAATTTAGATGCTATGGAAAAAATCATTAATGATCTTCCAGATAAAGAAAGAGTCCTTATTGAAGCAGGAACTCCTCTTGTTAAAAAATTCGGTGTTGGAGTTGTCTCTAAAATCAGAGAATTACGTCCAAGTGCATTTATCATTGCAGACTTAAAAACTTTAGATGTTGGTAGGGTAGAAATAAAAATGGCTGCTGATGAAACTGCTGATGCTGTTGCTATTTCTGGACTTGGAACTATTGAGTCAATTAAAAAAGCTATTCATGAAACCCAAAAACAAGGTATCTACTCTATCCTTGATATGATGAATGTAGATGACTTTGCTGAAAAATTATCTGAACTTCCTGAAGATTTAAAACCAGATATAGTATTATTACACAGAAATGTTGACTTAGAAACCTACAAAGCAGAAAAAGGTGAAGATACAAGCAACATGACTGAATGGGGTAATATTAAAGAAATCAAAAAACTCATTGATGGTGGTTTAGTTGCAGTAGCTGGAGGAATCACTCCTGACAAAGTTGAAGAAGCTACTGAAAAAGGTGCAGATATTATTATTGCAGGTAGATACATTATCGGTTCTAGAGATGTAAGAAGGGCTGCAGAAGACTTCTTAGCTCACTTCCCTCAAGATCCTGACAGTATGAGACTTGCACTTGATGAAGATGAACAAGTAAACTAA
- a CDS encoding zinc ribbon domain-containing protein, protein MGFCNSCGRPIVKKDYGTNEDGSPNPDYCIDCFQDGEFTEPDITLNEMIIRKSKEMMAKNPRLAETEATGITTMFLPGLKRWHVEEDYSKFD, encoded by the coding sequence ATGGGATTTTGTAATTCTTGCGGTAGACCAATTGTAAAAAAAGATTATGGAACAAATGAAGATGGAAGTCCTAATCCTGATTATTGTATTGACTGTTTTCAGGATGGAGAATTTACAGAACCAGATATTACTCTTAATGAAATGATAATAAGAAAATCAAAAGAAATGATGGCTAAAAATCCTAGACTAGCTGAAACAGAAGCTACAGGGATTACAACTATGTTTTTACCTGGTTTAAAAAGGTGGCATGTTGAAGAAGATTATTCTAAGTTTGATTAA
- a CDS encoding flavodoxin family protein, translated as MKIYGISASPRHLTTEYALNKALDLLNDEGFETKLFSASGKQITPCMHCDYCMENKKCVIQDDMTSVYDDLLDADGIILASSVQSGGISSNLAAIMDRTRALEAVDYNILRGKIGMSIAVGGDRTGGQDVVHLKNIIYFMIHGIIPVSGGPFGSNLGASFWSNDSIEEIEKDEYGYQSLTRTVNEFCNFLKKYR; from the coding sequence ATGAAAATTTATGGGATTTCTGCAAGTCCAAGACATTTAACCACTGAATATGCTCTTAATAAGGCTTTGGATTTATTAAATGATGAAGGTTTTGAAACAAAATTATTTTCAGCTAGTGGAAAGCAAATAACTCCTTGCATGCATTGTGATTATTGTATGGAAAATAAGAAATGTGTTATTCAAGATGATATGACTTCTGTTTATGATGATTTGCTTGATGCTGATGGAATTATTCTTGCAAGTTCTGTTCAAAGTGGTGGTATCAGCAGTAATCTAGCAGCTATTATGGATCGTACAAGAGCTCTTGAAGCAGTTGATTATAATATTTTAAGAGGCAAGATTGGTATGAGTATAGCTGTTGGTGGAGATAGAACAGGGGGACAAGATGTTGTCCATCTTAAGAATATCATTTACTTCATGATACATGGAATTATTCCAGTGAGTGGAGGCCCATTTGGCTCAAATTTGGGGGCTTCCTTTTGGTCAAATGATTCTATTGAAGAAATCGAAAAAGATGAATATGGCTATCAATCTTTAACAAGAACAGTTAATGAATTTTGCAATTTTTTAAAAAAATATAGGTAA
- a CDS encoding flippase — translation MANKLVRGSFIIFLGNIIFRLGGYVYRFLMASLLGPSMYGVLGLTLPFQGIFQTLSAGGLPPAIAKYVAEYNATNQSDMARQTIYTALKIMIFLGLFFGFIMVFFAAPWLAEVYLQKPIATVPLQIVGLITPFSVIVGAFRGAFQGVYKMEYILYTRAIEQLGMILFATAFVLMGFQAIGALWGTVLGFATSVVMAVYLFKNHMGKLLPPASEGFEFSLKSELKLAAILLKFAVPVIITAVAEMLIYNVCTLVMGRFLTTSDVGIFAAADPIARLPLIISTSIATTILPAASEAFAMHSRTTLSKYVLLSYRFSLLFVVPMCVFIAFFSGTVLEILYFTNPAYSAGAIALSILAIGMTFYSLFSISTSIVQGIGNPRIPMYILVAGTILNLFLNWYFVPIMGIEGGALATTVACFAMMIPIMILVFKLTETKAPMGSILKIFVASFIMAVVTFFIPQNPLGLVLGIIVCPIVYLFFLSLLKFFSKDDIDHFRGYSAKFGPLSSLFNKLLNVIERIEFRK, via the coding sequence ATGGCAAATAAATTAGTTCGTGGTAGTTTTATAATATTTTTGGGTAATATTATCTTTCGTTTAGGAGGGTATGTGTACCGTTTCTTAATGGCATCCTTACTTGGACCATCAATGTATGGTGTTCTAGGATTGACTTTGCCATTTCAGGGAATCTTTCAAACTTTATCTGCAGGGGGTCTTCCACCAGCTATTGCAAAATATGTTGCTGAGTATAATGCCACTAACCAGTCAGATATGGCCAGACAGACCATTTATACAGCTTTAAAAATAATGATTTTCTTAGGGCTATTTTTTGGTTTTATCATGGTTTTCTTTGCAGCTCCATGGTTAGCAGAAGTATATCTTCAAAAACCGATAGCTACAGTTCCTCTTCAAATTGTAGGGCTTATTACTCCATTCAGTGTAATTGTAGGTGCATTTAGAGGTGCTTTTCAGGGAGTATATAAAATGGAGTATATTCTGTATACTCGTGCTATAGAACAGTTAGGTATGATTCTATTTGCAACTGCATTTGTCTTAATGGGATTCCAGGCTATTGGTGCACTTTGGGGTACTGTTTTAGGATTTGCAACATCTGTTGTAATGGCTGTTTATCTCTTTAAAAATCATATGGGTAAATTATTGCCTCCAGCTAGTGAAGGATTTGAATTTTCCTTGAAAAGTGAATTAAAACTTGCAGCTATTCTTTTAAAATTTGCTGTACCTGTTATTATAACTGCTGTTGCAGAAATGCTTATTTATAATGTCTGTACTTTAGTTATGGGTAGATTTTTAACAACATCTGATGTTGGTATATTTGCAGCAGCTGATCCAATAGCTAGATTGCCTTTAATTATTTCTACCTCTATTGCGACTACTATCTTGCCTGCTGCTTCAGAGGCTTTTGCAATGCACAGCAGAACTACACTTTCAAAATATGTGTTACTGTCTTATAGGTTCTCTTTGCTTTTTGTTGTTCCAATGTGTGTATTTATTGCATTTTTCTCAGGAACTGTTTTGGAGATATTATATTTCACTAATCCAGCTTACAGCGCAGGAGCTATTGCTTTATCTATTTTAGCTATTGGAATGACTTTTTATTCATTATTCTCAATTTCAACAAGTATCGTTCAGGGAATTGGTAATCCTAGAATTCCGATGTATATTCTAGTTGCGGGTACTATTCTTAACTTATTCCTTAACTGGTATTTCGTGCCTATAATGGGAATTGAAGGTGGGGCATTGGCTACAACTGTTGCTTGTTTTGCAATGATGATTCCAATTATGATTTTAGTATTTAAATTAACAGAAACTAAAGCTCCTATGGGTTCTATTTTAAAGATATTTGTAGCTTCATTTATCATGGCTGTTGTTACCTTTTTCATTCCTCAAAATCCATTAGGTTTAGTTTTAGGAATTATTGTTTGTCCGATTGTTTATTTATTCTTCTTATCTCTTTTAAAATTCTTTTCAAAAGATGATATTGACCATTTCAGAGGATATTCTGCTAAATTCGGTCCATTGTCTTCTCTTTTCAATAAACTTTTAAATGTAATTGAAAGAATTGAATTTAGAAAATAA
- a CDS encoding winged helix-turn-helix domain-containing protein, producing MTDVKADVEYKINFNDNAFLLDHKKFKLLEGILNTGSITDASKLIDVSYRTALNYINKIETALNVSIVSTSKGGKGGGGGAILTPEGRSILKECKKINAIMQLHRDVNEIETVVSDIDEDKGVMELTKNDLSIKIPLDRSYALGDNILALISYDNIFIMLEPSTSSIRNIIDGKIVEMKLDGEVIKVRIDVGGVELYSFITLSAEKDLNLTIGKTVYIGFKAMSVATLKL from the coding sequence ATGACTGATGTAAAGGCAGATGTTGAATATAAAATTAATTTTAATGATAATGCTTTTTTATTAGATCATAAAAAATTCAAATTATTAGAAGGTATACTTAATACTGGTTCAATTACAGATGCATCAAAACTTATTGATGTTTCATATAGGACTGCTTTGAATTATATTAATAAAATTGAAACAGCTCTTAATGTTAGTATTGTTAGCACATCTAAAGGAGGTAAAGGTGGTGGTGGGGGAGCCATTTTAACTCCTGAAGGTCGTTCTATATTAAAAGAATGTAAGAAAATTAATGCCATTATGCAGTTACATCGGGATGTTAATGAAATTGAAACTGTTGTTTCAGACATTGATGAAGATAAGGGAGTAATGGAATTAACTAAAAATGATTTATCAATTAAAATTCCTTTAGATAGAAGTTACGCTCTTGGAGATAATATATTGGCTTTAATCAGCTATGATAATATCTTTATAATGCTTGAACCTAGTACATCCAGTATTAGAAATATTATTGATGGAAAAATTGTTGAAATGAAACTGGATGGGGAAGTTATTAAAGTTAGAATTGATGTAGGTGGAGTAGAATTATATTCTTTCATCACTTTGTCTGCTGAAAAAGATTTAAATCTTACTATTGGTAAAACTGTTTACATTGGTTTTAAAGCTATGTCCGTTGCAACATTAAAGTTGTAG
- a CDS encoding 4Fe-4S binding protein, with amino-acid sequence MIFILQIEIDEDKCIACGNCYDICPKAAKIWKIGKVAKILDLRYCHVCTLCAMECPVDCIKIIREPPKY; translated from the coding sequence GTGATTTTCATTTTACAAATTGAAATTGATGAAGATAAGTGTATAGCTTGTGGAAATTGTTATGATATCTGTCCAAAAGCTGCAAAAATATGGAAAATTGGGAAAGTTGCAAAAATATTAGATTTACGTTATTGTCATGTTTGTACATTATGTGCAATGGAATGTCCTGTAGATTGCATTAAAATTATTCGTGAACCTCCTAAATATTAA
- the hisB gene encoding imidazoleglycerol-phosphate dehydratase HisB: MERVSNISRNTSETEINIKMNLDGSGKYNISTGVNFFNHMLESFSKHSFIDLDIDAKGDIEIDDHHTIEDIGIVLGEAFNEAIGDKKGIKRMAHAIIPMDESVATVAIDISGRSYCNMDLEFKNDKIGDMTSDIVIHFFESFASSAKINIYGTVEGFNDHHKAEALFKAFAKALKEACKIEHNQILSTKGVL, from the coding sequence ATGGAAAGGGTTTCAAATATTTCAAGAAACACATCAGAAACAGAGATTAATATTAAAATGAATTTAGATGGTAGTGGAAAGTACAATATTTCAACTGGAGTTAATTTTTTTAATCATATGTTGGAATCCTTTTCAAAACATAGCTTCATTGACTTAGATATTGATGCTAAAGGGGATATTGAGATAGATGATCATCATACTATTGAAGATATTGGCATAGTTCTTGGTGAAGCATTTAATGAAGCTATTGGAGATAAAAAAGGTATAAAAAGAATGGCACATGCAATTATACCTATGGATGAATCTGTTGCAACTGTAGCTATTGATATTAGTGGACGCAGCTATTGTAATATGGATTTGGAATTTAAAAATGATAAAATAGGCGATATGACTTCAGATATTGTCATTCACTTTTTCGAATCCTTTGCAAGCTCTGCAAAAATAAATATTTATGGAACTGTAGAAGGATTTAATGATCATCATAAAGCTGAAGCATTATTCAAAGCATTTGCTAAAGCATTAAAAGAAGCTTGTAAAATAGAACATAATCAGATTCTTAGTACAAAAGGAGTCTTATAA
- a CDS encoding F420-dependent methylenetetrahydromethanopterin dehydrogenase — MVVKIGIIKSGNIGTSPVLDLLLDERADRPNIDVRIVGSGAKMNPEQTEEVVPKIKDFDPDFCIFISPNPGAPGPAKARELLSEMDVPAIIIGDAPGAGKKDEMDEQGLGYIIVKADPMIGARRELLDPTEMACFNSDIIKVLAATGAYRLVQNTIDEVIASCEAGDIELPKLIITAEKAVDAANFANPYAKAKAIAAYEMAAAVADLDLKGCFMLKDHNQYIPIVAAAHEMAAAAAKLAVEARDIEKSNDTVTRTPHMGDGSTGSKSVLLEKPQ; from the coding sequence ATGGTAGTAAAAATAGGAATTATAAAGAGTGGAAATATTGGTACCTCACCAGTATTAGATTTACTTTTAGATGAAAGAGCAGACAGACCTAATATTGATGTAAGAATAGTAGGTTCTGGTGCTAAAATGAACCCTGAACAAACAGAAGAAGTTGTTCCTAAAATTAAAGACTTTGATCCTGACTTTTGTATATTCATAAGCCCAAACCCAGGTGCTCCAGGTCCAGCAAAAGCAAGAGAACTTTTATCTGAAATGGATGTTCCAGCTATCATCATTGGTGATGCTCCAGGTGCAGGTAAAAAAGATGAAATGGATGAACAAGGTTTAGGTTACATCATTGTTAAAGCAGACCCAATGATTGGTGCTAGAAGAGAATTATTAGACCCAACTGAAATGGCATGCTTCAACTCTGACATTATCAAAGTATTAGCAGCTACCGGTGCTTACAGATTAGTACAAAACACTATTGACGAAGTAATTGCATCCTGTGAAGCTGGTGACATTGAATTACCAAAACTCATTATTACCGCAGAAAAAGCAGTAGACGCAGCAAACTTCGCAAACCCATATGCAAAAGCAAAAGCAATTGCAGCATACGAAATGGCAGCAGCTGTTGCAGATTTAGACTTAAAAGGATGTTTCATGTTAAAAGACCACAATCAATACATTCCTATTGTCGCAGCAGCACACGAAATGGCAGCTGCAGCTGCAAAATTAGCTGTTGAAGCAAGAGATATTGAAAAATCTAATGATACTGTAACCAGAACTCCACACATGGGTGACGGTAGTACTGGAAGCAAATCTGTATTATTAGAAAAACCACAATAA
- the ilvE gene encoding branched-chain-amino-acid transaminase translates to MAWDDSASKIWMDGELVNWEDAKIHSLSHVVHYGTSVFEGIRAYHNDNGTCVFRLEEHVQRLFDSAKMYKIDMPYTQEEISEAILETVRVNELDSCYIRPVVFRGYGELGVSPFGCPVNTVIAAWDWGAYLGEEGMEKGVNVGVSSWRKPAPDTLPTMAKCGANYMNSQLAKMEAIEHGYDEAIMLDYLGYVAEGSGENIFIVEDGVLRTPVLSSSILRGITRDSIITLAKDLGYEVVEESLTRERLYFADEVFFTGTAAEVTPIRSVDGKVIGAGKRGPVAEELQKTFFDIAEARKEDKFNWLTYI, encoded by the coding sequence ATGGCTTGGGATGATTCAGCTAGTAAAATATGGATGGACGGTGAATTGGTAAACTGGGAAGATGCTAAAATCCATTCTCTTTCACACGTAGTCCATTATGGAACAAGTGTTTTTGAAGGTATTCGTGCATATCATAATGATAATGGTACTTGTGTTTTCCGTCTTGAGGAACATGTACAACGTTTATTTGATTCTGCAAAAATGTACAAAATTGACATGCCGTATACTCAAGAAGAAATATCTGAAGCAATTTTAGAAACAGTAAGAGTTAATGAGTTAGATTCATGTTACATTCGCCCAGTTGTTTTCAGAGGTTACGGGGAATTAGGTGTAAGTCCTTTTGGTTGTCCTGTTAACACTGTAATAGCTGCTTGGGATTGGGGAGCTTACTTAGGTGAAGAAGGAATGGAAAAAGGTGTAAATGTAGGTGTTTCATCCTGGAGAAAACCTGCTCCTGATACATTACCAACCATGGCTAAATGTGGAGCTAATTATATGAACTCTCAATTAGCTAAAATGGAAGCTATTGAACATGGATATGATGAAGCAATTATGTTAGATTATTTAGGTTATGTTGCTGAAGGTAGTGGTGAAAATATATTCATAGTAGAAGATGGTGTTTTACGCACTCCTGTTTTATCTTCATCTATTCTTAGAGGAATTACTAGGGATTCTATTATAACCTTAGCTAAAGATCTAGGTTATGAAGTAGTTGAAGAATCTTTAACTAGGGAAAGATTATATTTCGCTGATGAAGTATTTTTCACTGGAACTGCTGCTGAAGTCACTCCAATTCGTTCTGTTGATGGTAAAGTTATAGGCGCAGGAAAAAGAGGTCCTGTTGCTGAAGAATTACAAAAAACTTTCTTTGATATTGCAGAAGCTAGAAAAGAAGATAAATTTAATTGGTTAACTTATATTTAA
- a CDS encoding undecaprenyl-diphosphate phosphatase, with the protein MDILQGIIIGVVQGLTEFLPISSSAHLIFIHNILGVGSSLAFDTFLHMGSLIAVLFFFRKDVYEMIRAWILSVGDIAQGRFVEGFKKDPYKRLAWYVILGTIPVGIVGILFESQVEALFAGALYVPAFFLFVTGTILYLSQRMNSGKVDFNNMGAKESLFMGLGQACAIMPGLSRSGTTIAAGLTIGLNKEFAAKFSFILSIPAILGATVVQLGDIGSALDANLWPVAFGFIAAAVSGYIAIKWVLDLIQNKSLDIFAYYCWAIGIIIFMGSITNLF; encoded by the coding sequence ATGGATATTTTACAAGGGATAATAATTGGTGTTGTTCAGGGTTTAACTGAATTTCTACCAATTAGTAGTTCTGCACACTTAATTTTTATTCATAATATTTTGGGCGTTGGAAGTTCTCTTGCTTTTGATACATTCCTTCATATGGGTTCTTTGATTGCAGTTTTGTTCTTCTTCCGTAAAGATGTTTATGAAATGATAAGGGCATGGATTTTAAGTGTTGGAGACATTGCTCAAGGAAGATTTGTAGAAGGATTTAAGAAAGATCCATATAAGAGATTAGCTTGGTATGTTATTTTAGGTACAATTCCTGTTGGTATTGTTGGAATCTTATTTGAAAGTCAAGTTGAAGCATTATTTGCAGGTGCACTTTATGTTCCAGCATTTTTCTTATTTGTAACTGGTACAATTCTTTACTTATCTCAAAGAATGAACAGTGGTAAAGTTGATTTCAATAATATGGGTGCTAAAGAATCTTTATTTATGGGATTAGGTCAAGCATGTGCTATCATGCCAGGTTTATCACGTTCAGGTACTACAATAGCTGCTGGTCTTACAATCGGTTTAAATAAAGAATTTGCTGCTAAATTCAGTTTCATATTATCTATTCCAGCTATTTTAGGAGCAACTGTTGTTCAATTAGGTGACATTGGATCAGCTTTAGATGCAAATCTCTGGCCTGTTGCATTTGGATTTATTGCTGCAGCTGTTTCAGGTTATATAGCTATTAAATGGGTACTTGACCTTATTCAAAATAAGAGTTTGGATATTTTTGCATATTACTGTTGGGCTATAGGTATTATCATATTTATGGGTTCAATTACTAATTTATTCTAA